The following are encoded in a window of Rissa tridactyla isolate bRisTri1 chromosome 3, bRisTri1.patW.cur.20221130, whole genome shotgun sequence genomic DNA:
- the CASP8AP2 gene encoding CASP8-associated protein 2 isoform X3 yields MATDEDGLGLFDIRYSAEASPFKEGDESSVDIYDGLDSGLTVPDNSAPNSTPGGNSLNLFDEILIEEGTAKEASYNELQAEYGKCQQQIKELMKKFKEIQAQNVILQNENQALKKNISALIKTARVEINRKDEEISNLHQRLSEFPSHRSSFTRTYLPGSTNGRCSEMCKTKDSKFRSSDLGDSIKMEHRMKNDCSKDTYHSYSSHNMDNGKSSSEKRNTPYLLRYPPEELCNNGTHTCLPNYDHSSNKDNRKERKESKSNEQYSRGNVNKYKREVHQSTGNNANCNNGDSEEGNSDPQQKLRTLSEKPSKNESQQKSQNVKLKCSPSVERRVERGVSCWEKQPTSKDRFQTRGELYADERSQNLSKKDIKTHDKDEKNAGQKNKPNEKLQEQPRRSGRGSSPHSKSEHSKSLHESRKCRVEESRKGRDIDCKRERGTNDHTSREGRTSPSNSNSREHKYARLKESSSRYEWETAHSKSERHRTEEKRKREKDNQDENRHFRNERKITKEISHQSGKESKKGTDLTKSERNKSYKLEETYRVADSLKDHKIPKTKDDHTGTKSKDLKLSFMEKLNLTLSPAKKQCLSPTDELKTPSEKATEEGSTEFMLQAELLDSAQPVKCGPAEQANSTVRVLDSAPQSDTEPALLISVNSESEALKVAAADPAQSEELPAVATDEMSSETLPEVEVGQVQAQALPVAAGVLVPGEIQAETLSEAAEACDLVESEASATAAAAADLNCPESLPLEVSESVVECENLPVTVGEMQDDNVPAAEVAQSEPASESMGALPESAAEKKEEDKLWLAADIGSSAEQCGSQNLVLDISEAKSSGDLQSCDITSDINETKPDSLMEVVKDGDHLAAENIECPVEKKGICEVNMSTSQSLDRTMLTDKDEPLVDQNARDLEPDLTEVSTAASSFSGEICPRTKERETNPVPVDDDSSILSIDLNHLRYIPKAISPLNSPVRPLAKALKMESPCKGLVKSYNKDLIPESTVVVCPSKNLSKEVNKENQKPLSMSDEHLEVESQLSVSSDEIEEGEIISSDEDEEKSKPERGSENTKKSGPKTSPEPRNLTSSPQNQNSKTVHCNEDNGKFVSVKVSTKKNRERHKNQTFRSSKDTKKNKTVSIACLEKIVHVTVEPSNVQEIMQMLRAIRKQMRKNYMKFKVHFPVQHFHRIIESGIINFTSLIKYLNFSKMSTLGDTLKLNICDIIESKLKQVKKNTIVDRLFEQQVSDMKKQLWKFVDEQLDYLFEKIRRIIIKLCDMGNVGNQSEEGKFERAGKQKHKISHKNDVQRSRKKSLKATSQKPEEYILSKQIVDYQRPKCHHEKNKTDPPKTAFTKCLNSIDNTRNSQTKVPLSKENNLQGPLMPLKGVKYEKEGFQLSRDANKSDLSYELLTEQQASSLTFNLVSDAQMGEIFKSLLQGSDLLEKNGGNIDRNEWEFRTPEKQYLDSHKCRGNAAGLVQEIAPKEACVESQPVEDINWPVVSPVSAPSLASRLQMSVDPDVLDESCMFEVPTNAALCKEDECSLQKNKSLASSILLEDLAVSLTIPSPLKSDAHLSFLKPENNSSSTPEGVLSAHYSEDALLEEEDATEQDIHLALESDNSSSKSSCSSSWTSRPVAPGFQCRPSLPMQAVIMEKSNDHFIVKIRRAVPCTSPASDQVASVKEGWASSTKMEKEEMRSEEKERGSQSATAATVQETVKPDVVKSDQLPHVGTGQEQNPTLPQPLKELHNSIGKEETPGMLGPCRKSSDIESHDTESPHEGSEQSQAHKLKESENINEMGVRSQASFPAGCRIESYIDLTDDIVSETSCHAVESTADNSTQENSTGNSEISDKKDELEECSDTLIDLTEELSNETVAGESNLEIKSTSNTDVRCQINIDDKTSKKRKKETVRENSNSKRQRKETESADEGSNASDVKSEEVNSAPKQCPNKKDELQQNKDSSPLASSASSPSLYAKNIIKKKGEVVVSWTRNDDREILLECQRKGPSSKTFVSLATRLNKSPNQVAERFKQLMKLFKKSKCK; encoded by the exons ATGGCAACAGATGAGGATGGACTGGGACTGTTTGATATCCGCTACAGTG ctGAAGCTTCACCCTTCAAGGAAGGTGATGAGAGCTCAGTGGATATTTACGATGGCTTGGACAGTGGTTTGACGGTTCCTG ACAATTCTGCTCCAAATTCTACACCAGGTGGAAACAGCTTAAATTTATTTGATGAGATATTAATTGAAGAAGGGACTGCAAAAGAAGCATCCTACAATGAG TTACAGGCAGAATATGGAAAATGTCAGCAGCAAATTAAAGAGTTGATGAAGAAATTTAAGGAAATACAGGCACAG AATGTCATTCTGCAGAATGAAAACCAAGCTCTCAAAAAGAATATTTCAGCACTTATCAAAACAGCAAGAGTGGAAATTAACCGTAAAGATGAAGAAATCAGTAATCTCCATCAAAG GCTGTCGGAATTTCCCAGTCATCGAAGTAGCTTCACCAGAACATACCTTCCAGGATCAACTAACGGAAGGTGCTCTGAGATGTGTAAAACGAAAGATTCCAAATTCAGATCTTCTGACTTAGGTGACAGTATAAAGATGGAGCATAGAATGAAAAATGACTGTTCAAAAGATACATACCACAGTTACTCGTCTCATAATATGGACAATGGGAAGTCTAGCTCGGAAAAAAGAAACACTCCATATTTACTGAGATACCCTCCTGAAGAGCTCTGCAACAATGGTACTCATACGTGTCTACCAAACTATGACCATAGTTCCAACAAGgataacagaaaggaaagaaaagaaagtaaaagtaatGAACAGTATAGTAGGGGGAATGTCAACAAATACAAGAGAGAAGTACATCAGAGCACCGGAAACAATGCTAACTGTAACAATGGTGACAGTGAAGAGGGGAATTCAGATCCTCAGCAAAAGCTGAGAACCCTTTCAGAGAAGCCTAGTAAAAATGAGTCACAACAAAAAAGTCAGAATGTAAAACTCAAATGCAGTCCAAGTGTAGAAAGAAGAGTAGAAAGGGGTGTTTCTTGCTGGGAGAAACAACCTACCAGTAAAGACAGATTTCAAACAAGAGGTGAATTGTATGCTGATGAGAGATCACAAAATTTATctaaaaaagatattaaaacgcacgataaagatgaaaaaaacgctggccaaaaaaataaaccaaatgaaaAGCTACAAGAGCAACCAAGGAGGTCTGGTAGAGGGAGTAGTCCACACTCAAAGAGTGAACATTCAAAAAGTCTTCATGAATCACGTAAATGTCGCGTGGAAGAgtctagaaaaggaagagacattgactgcaagagggaaaggggaacAAATGATCATACTTCTCGAGAGGGAAGGACTTCACCTTCTAATTCCAACAGCAGAGAGCATAAATACGCACGCTTGAAGGAAAGTAGTAGTAGATACGAATGGGAAACAGCACATTCCAAATCAGAAAGGcacagaactgaagaaaaaaggaaaagagaaaaagataatcaggatgaaaacagacattttagaaatgaaagaaaaatcacaaaagagATTTCTCACCAATCTGGAAAAGAATCCAAGAAAGGTACAGATCTTACAAAAAGTGAGAGAAACAAGTCCTATAAGCTAGAAGAAACATACAGAGTAGCAGATAGCTTAAAAGACCACAAAATACCCAAAACTAAAGATGATCACACTGGGACAAAAAGCAAAGACTTAAAACTTAGCTTTATGGAAAAGCTAAATTTGACTCTTTCTCCTGCTAAGAAGCAATGTCTCTCTCCAACAGATGAACTTAAAACACCCTCCGAAAAGGCCACTGAAGAGGGAAGTACAGAGTTCATGCTGCAGGCAGAACTGTTAGATTCTGCCCAGCCTGTTAAGTGTGGTCCTGCAGAGCAAGCTAATTCAACAGTACGAGTTCTGGACAGTGCACCTCAAAGCGACACGGAACCAGCACTGCTTATTTCTGTCAATTCTGAAAGTGAAGCCTTGAAAGTAGCAGCAGCAGATCCAGCGCAGTCTGAAGAATTGCCAGCAGTGGCAACTGATGAAATGAGCTCAGAAACCTTACCAGAAGTAGAAGTGGGTCAGGTGCAGGCCCAAGCCTTGCCAGTGGCAGCAGGGGTACTGGTTCCTGGTGAGATACAGGCTGAAACATTGTCAGAAGCAGCAGAGGCTTGTGATCTGGTTGAATCGGAAGCctcagcaacagcagctgcagcggCGGATCTGAATTGCCCTGAGTCTTTGCCCCTGGAGGTGTCAGAGAGTGTGGTGGAGTGTGAAAACTTGCCTGTGACAGTGGGTGAGATGCAGGATGATAATGTACCAGCAGCAGAAGTGGCACAATCTGAACCTGCCAGTGAAAGTATGGGAGCCCTTCCAGAGtcagcagcagagaagaaagaggaagataaacTATGGCTAGCTGCTGACATAGGAAGCTCAGCAGAGCAATGTGGCTCTCAAAACCTTGTCTTAGATATCTCAGAAGCCAAAAGTTCTGGTGACCTGCAGTCCTGTGACATCACGAGTGAtattaatgaaacaaaaccagactCTTTAATGGAAGTAGTGAAGGATGGTGATCACTTGGCTGCAGAAAACATTGAGTGTCCTGTTGAGAAAAAGGGTATCTGTGAAGTGAATATGAGTACATCTCAGTCACTTGACAGAACTATGTTAACTGATAAGGATGAACCATTAGTTGACCAGAATGCACGTGATCTGGAGCCAGACCTAACTGAAGTCAGTACGGCAGCATCTTCTTTTAGTGGTGAGATTTGTCCTAGAACTAAAGAGAGAGAAACGAACCCAGTTCCTGTTGATGATGACAGCTCAATACTGAGCATTGATCTCAATCACTTGAGGTATATTCCAAAGGCCATCAGCCCGCTGAACAGTCCAGTGCGCCCTTTGGCTAAAGCACTTAAGATGGAAAGTCCCTGCAAAGGTCTTGTGAAGAGTTATAACAAAG ATTTAATTCCTGAAAGTACGGTTGTCGTCTGTCCCTCAAAGAATTTGTCAAAGGAGgtaaacaaagaaaatcaaaagccACTTAGCATGTCTGATGAACACTTAGAGGTTGAGTCCCAGCTGAGCGTCTCTTCAGATGAAATAGAGGAAGGAGAAATCATAAGTAGcgatgaagatgaagaaaaatctaAACCAGAAAGAGGCTCCGAAAATACAAAAAAGTCAGGGCCAAAAACTTCTCCTGAGCCACGAAATTTGACCAGCAGTCCGCAGAATCAAAATAGCAAAACTGTGCATTGCAACGAAGATAATGGGAAATTTGTTTCTGTGAAAGTAAGTACAAAGAAGAACAGAGAGAGGCATAAAAATCAGACTTTCAGATCTTCGAAGGACacgaagaaaaataaaactgtgagcATTGCTTGTCTTGAAAAAATAGTTCATGTTACTGTTGAACCTTCAAATGTACAAGAAATCATGCAGATGCTAAGAGCTATacgaaaacagatgaggaaaaattATATGAAGTTCAAGGTACACTTCCCAGTTCAGCAttttcacagaattatagaatctgGTATCATAAATTTTACATCATTGATAAAATACTTGAACTTTTCCAAGATGTCTACATTAGGTGATACATTAAAATTGAATATCTGTGATATTATAGAGTCTAAACTTAAGCAAGTTAAAAAGAATACAATAGTGGACCGTCTCTTTGAACAACAAGTATCAGATATGAAAAAGCAGTTATGGAAATTTGTAGATGAACAGCTTGATTACTTATTTGAAAAGATAAGGAGAATTATAATAAAACTATGTGATATGGGAAATGTGGGAAATCAGAGTGAAGAAGGGAAGTttgagagagcaggaaagcaaaaacACAAGATCAGTCATAAAAATGACGTGCAAAGATCTAGAAAAAAGTCCCTGAAAGCCACATCTCAAAAGCCTGAAGAATATATCCTTTCGAAGCAAATTGTGGATTATCAACGACCTAAGTGTCaccatgagaaaaataaaacagatccaCCAAAAACTGCCTTTACAAAATGTCTTAACTCCATTGATAACACGAGGAATTCCCAAACCAAAGTGCCCCTCTCTAAAGAGAATAATTTGCAAGGCCCTCTCATGCCACTGAAGGGTGTAAAATATGAAAAGGAAGGATTCCAGCTATCCAGAGATGCTAACAAGTCTGATCTTAGTTATGAGCTTCTCACGGAACAACAAGCGTCCAGTCTTACATTTAACCTTGTAAGCGATGCTCAAATGggtgaaattttcaaaagcttattGCAAGGTTCTGATCTCTTGGAAAAAAATGGTGGCAATATCGACAGAAATGAGTGGGAATTCAGAACTCCAGAAAAACAATATTTAGACAGTCATAAATGCAGAGGTAATGCTGCTGGATTGGTGCAAGAGATTGCTCCAAAGGAGGCTTGTGTGGAATCTCAACCAGTAGAGGATATTAACTGGCCTGTTGTTTCACCTGTAAGCGCTCCCTCTTTAGCATCGAGGCTTCAGATGTCTGTTGATCCAGATGTACTAGACGAAAGCTGTATGTTTGAGGTTCCTACGAATGCAGCTTTGTGCAAAGAAGATGAATGCAGTTTACAAAAGAATAAATCACTTGCTTCTTCTATCCTCCTTGAAGATTTAGCTGTTTCCTTAACTATTCCATCACCTTTGAAATCAGATGCTCACCTCAGCTTCCTAAAACCTGAGAATAATTCTAGCTCAACTCCCGAAGGTGTTCTCAGCGCACATTACAGCGAAGATGCGCTTCTTGAGGAGGAGGATGCCACTGAACAAGACATACATCTGGCATTGGAATCTGATAACTCAAGCAGTAAATCAAGTTGTTCTTCATCATGGACAAGCCGGCCTGTTGCTCCCGGTTTTCAGTGTCGCCCCAGCCTACCAATGCAAGCAGTAATCATGGAGAAATCCAATGATCATTTTATTGTAAAGATTAGGCGTGCAGTGCCTTGTACTTCACCAGCATCTGATCAGGTGGCTTCAGTGAAGGAGGGGTGGGCATCCTCAACcaagatggaaaaagaagaaatgagaagtgaggaaaaagaaaggggcagTCAGAGTGCCACAGCAGCCACTGTGCAAGAAACTGTCAAACCAGATGTGGTTAAGTCGGATCAGTTGCCTCATGTCGGCACTGGACAAGAACAAAATCCTACCTTACCTCAGCCGCTAAAGGAGTTGCATAATAGTATTGGAAAGGAAGAAACTCCTGGAATGCTTGGACCCTGTAGAAAATCTTCAGACATAGAGAGCCATGACACTGAAAGTCCACATGAAGGCTCTGAACAATCTCAGGCACACAAATTGAAAGAATCTGAGAACATAAATGAAATGGGTGTTAGATCTCAAGCTTCTTTTCCTGCTGGATGCCGTATAGAGTCATACATAGACTTAACAGATGATATTGTTAGTGAAACTTCATGTCATGCAGTGGAATCCACTGCAGATAACAGTACTCAGGAAAATTCTACGGGAAACTCAGAAATCAGTGATAAAAAGGACGAACTGGAAGAGTGCTCTGATACACTTATAGACTTAAcagaagagctttccaatgagactgTAGCAGGAGAATCTAATCTTGAAATAAAATCCACTTCAAATACTGATGTAAGATGCCAGATAAATATAGATGATAAAActagtaaaaaaaggaaaaaggagactgTCAGAGAGAATTCCAACTCAAAGAGGCAACGAAAAGAAACTGAATCAGCAGATGAAGGGAGCAATGCAAGTGATGTGAAGTCTGAAGAGGTAAATTCAGCACCCAAACAATGTCCTAATAAGAAAGATGAGTTGCAGCAGAACAAAGACTCTTCTCCTTTGGCTTCATCTGCATCATCACCTAGTCTGTATGccaaaaacatcattaaaaagaaGGGAGAAGTAGTAGTTTCCTGGACAAG AAATGACGACCGAGAAATTTTACTGGAATGTCAGAGAAAAGGACCGTCGAGCAAAACCTTTGTTTCCTTAGCCACTAGGCTGAACAAAAGCCCGAATCAA GTTGCAGAAAGATTCAAGCAATTAATGAAGCTGTTCAAGAAATCCAAGTGCAAGTAA